A window of Mucilaginibacter paludis DSM 18603 contains these coding sequences:
- a CDS encoding response regulator, whose amino-acid sequence MGKRILVIDDDEDILEILNIVFQENGYETVISNTGEAAEHIRVIQPDIVLLDVRIVGSVKSGPEICREIKSQLETRHLPVMLVSGESDLAVLAKECGADAYIPKPFDIFDLLSHVKKHLS is encoded by the coding sequence ATGGGAAAAAGGATACTCGTAATTGACGACGATGAAGACATCTTGGAAATATTAAATATTGTCTTTCAGGAGAACGGCTATGAGACCGTTATATCCAACACCGGTGAAGCTGCTGAACATATCCGGGTTATACAGCCGGATATTGTATTGCTTGATGTACGCATAGTCGGCTCTGTAAAAAGTGGGCCGGAAATATGCAGAGAAATTAAATCGCAATTGGAGACCAGGCACCTTCCTGTTATGCTCGTTTCCGGCGAATCAGATTTGGCTGTACTCGCCAAGGAATGCGGTGCTGATGCCTATATACCTAAGCCATTTGATATTTTCGATCTGTTATCCCATGTAAAAAAACACTTATCTTAG
- a CDS encoding PepSY-associated TM helix domain-containing protein, which produces MAWKKKLTKIAFKLHGWMGLFAGLFFLLYGITGSMLMFRHQLDRYFNPELHQLKPTAHTIPADQLYRMVLRTHPNLRKLVLHDFPENQQDCYEFMLYKRQQKLTDNYLYYIFVNPYTGQIIREGSYGDVGPSFFRWLYTLHYSLQLGIPGMLLTAIMGIVMLLSLLTGVIVYRKHFWQALRFKAGLNFKNRRTAVSSLHRILGVWSLGFTAVLFFTGFWMLKEYFTPEQWALPKYQAAYAVPANVDSMIMSAKKIVPGFKPIAVNIPTTKGADVLVRGLMPTTGFFLLQGKASGLSFDAQTGKFKKLSDIDKQSFDQRFETEVYNLHIGSYGGDVIRWFYVILGLLPGILSVSGAILWFRRKY; this is translated from the coding sequence ATGGCCTGGAAAAAGAAGTTAACTAAGATTGCATTTAAGCTGCATGGCTGGATGGGCCTCTTTGCGGGTCTGTTCTTTTTGCTTTATGGTATCACCGGTTCCATGCTGATGTTCAGGCATCAGCTGGACCGCTACTTTAACCCGGAACTGCATCAGCTTAAGCCGACAGCACATACCATACCTGCAGACCAGCTTTACCGGATGGTACTGCGTACGCACCCTAACTTAAGGAAACTGGTATTACATGATTTCCCTGAAAATCAACAGGATTGCTACGAATTCATGTTGTATAAGCGGCAGCAAAAGCTGACAGACAATTATCTGTACTACATATTTGTAAACCCTTATACGGGACAGATCATCAGGGAAGGTAGTTATGGTGATGTAGGGCCTTCCTTCTTCAGGTGGTTATATACGCTGCATTACAGTTTGCAGTTAGGCATACCCGGCATGCTGTTGACTGCGATAATGGGCATTGTCATGTTGTTATCCCTTTTAACAGGGGTCATTGTTTATCGTAAACACTTTTGGCAGGCCCTGCGATTTAAAGCCGGGTTGAATTTCAAGAACAGGCGTACGGCTGTCTCATCATTACACCGCATTCTGGGTGTATGGTCTTTAGGTTTTACCGCTGTCTTGTTTTTTACCGGGTTCTGGATGTTGAAGGAGTATTTCACACCGGAGCAATGGGCGTTACCCAAATATCAGGCGGCCTATGCCGTGCCGGCCAATGTCGATTCGATGATCATGAGCGCCAAAAAGATCGTGCCCGGATTTAAGCCGATTGCGGTGAATATTCCAACTACTAAGGGAGCGGATGTATTAGTAAGGGGATTAATGCCGACAACCGGCTTCTTCCTGCTGCAGGGCAAGGCAAGTGGATTGTCGTTCGATGCGCAGACTGGTAAGTTTAAAAAGCTTTCCGACATCGATAAGCAGAGTTTTGATCAGCGGTTTGAAACAGAAGTTTACAATCTGCATATCGGATCTTATGGCGGCGACGTTATCCGTTGGTTCTATGTGATTTTAGGTTTATTGCCCGGAATTTTATCGGTCTCAGGCGCTATCTTATGGTTCAGACGGAAATATTGA
- a CDS encoding carboxypeptidase-like regulatory domain-containing protein: MKKFLLFICLQFIISGLSAQQRTLSGKIIDSATQVAINGVTVIIQPDNRTDITDETGRFFFKKITGNTKVLTVSAVGYQKKTYQLADFKNGQTISLAQRQTQLSDVVITADNRNPYKAISETDIKLRGVSNSQEVLRIVPGLFIGQHQGGGKAEQIFLRGFDNDHGTDINMSVDGMPINMVSQAHGQSVTK, encoded by the coding sequence ATGAAGAAATTTTTACTTTTTATCTGCTTACAGTTTATCATTAGCGGTCTGTCGGCACAGCAGCGCACCCTATCCGGCAAAATTATCGATAGTGCTACCCAAGTTGCTATCAATGGTGTTACCGTTATAATACAACCTGACAATAGGACGGACATCACGGACGAAACGGGACGATTTTTTTTCAAAAAAATAACGGGAAATACAAAAGTGCTGACGGTATCAGCCGTAGGCTATCAAAAGAAAACCTATCAACTTGCTGATTTTAAAAATGGACAAACCATTAGCCTTGCGCAACGGCAAACGCAATTATCAGATGTAGTGATCACCGCAGATAACCGAAACCCCTACAAAGCCATCAGCGAAACGGACATCAAACTGCGCGGTGTTTCCAATTCTCAGGAAGTACTCCGCATTGTACCCGGATTGTTTATCGGGCAGCACCAGGGCGGCGGTAAAGCCGAACAAATCTTTTTGCGGGGCTTTGATAATGACCACGGAACAGATATCAATATGAGCGTCGACGGGATGCCGATCAACATGGTTTCACAGGCGCATGGCCAGTCGGTCACTAAATAG
- a CDS encoding helix-turn-helix transcriptional regulator has product MSKAIKLNRIKGALVDKGIPSFLLAIYMGVHETTVSDWCTNRNQPSPKDFKKIADFLDLNIRELIVPTQPTGNKIAESMLAEVEKFQHQGLSLYVQTETKTKKPKKIVNPELLKRLKDLIIEK; this is encoded by the coding sequence ATGAGTAAAGCGATAAAGTTAAATAGGATTAAGGGTGCGTTAGTTGATAAAGGGATTCCGAGTTTTCTGCTTGCTATCTATATGGGTGTACACGAAACTACTGTATCTGATTGGTGTACTAATAGAAATCAACCAAGCCCTAAAGACTTTAAAAAAATAGCTGATTTTTTAGATTTAAATATTCGGGAACTTATTGTCCCAACGCAACCTACGGGCAATAAAATAGCAGAATCGATGTTAGCCGAAGTTGAGAAGTTTCAACATCAGGGCTTATCTTTATACGTCCAAACGGAAACCAAAACAAAAAAGCCAAAGAAAATTGTAAACCCTGAACTTTTGAAGCGATTAAAAGATCTTATAATTGAGAAATAA
- a CDS encoding RNA polymerase sigma factor, producing MSLDKTNITLLLNQLQQGSERAFAKIYDHCSRPLYRNILFLVKDEEVAQELLQELFLTVWTRREQIDPDKAFWPYLYMVARWLVLNHFQKVARDKRLIDHLIITTVDHVTNAEENMIDQETYELLMRAIEDLPPQRKQVFKLCKFEGKSYQEASEILGISTSTIRNQIVSANKSVKEFFLLNTDLAVFLIVSVALYRINP from the coding sequence ATGAGTTTAGATAAAACAAATATTACCTTACTTCTAAATCAACTGCAACAAGGCAGTGAGCGAGCTTTTGCCAAGATTTACGATCATTGTAGCAGGCCCTTATACCGCAATATTTTGTTTTTAGTAAAAGATGAGGAAGTTGCCCAGGAGCTTTTGCAAGAGCTTTTTCTAACTGTGTGGACAAGGCGCGAACAAATTGACCCCGATAAAGCATTTTGGCCATACCTATATATGGTTGCCCGGTGGCTGGTGTTGAACCATTTTCAAAAAGTTGCCCGTGATAAACGACTCATCGACCATTTGATAATAACTACGGTAGATCATGTTACCAACGCGGAAGAAAACATGATCGACCAGGAAACTTACGAGCTTTTAATGAGGGCTATAGAAGATTTACCACCACAACGCAAGCAGGTTTTTAAGCTGTGTAAATTTGAAGGTAAAAGCTATCAGGAAGCAAGTGAAATTTTGGGAATCTCCACCTCAACAATTCGCAATCAAATCGTGTCAGCCAATAAATCTGTAAAAGAGTTTTTTCTGTTAAATACTGATTTGGCTGTCTTTCTGATAGTCTCTGTAGCACTATATCGCATTAATCCATAG
- a CDS encoding DUF892 family protein, translating to MSGLSDKSSSPKKIKLGSEKLKTFFVNHLNRIYYAKAHLVERLPQLKSEVYFNDLQLAIRETVDDVEKQIARMEVIYELLDAQISKGSIHGLTGLVDDAFEAINEQSGEAELRDMSIIFYLQNIESVEMASFQVLQMAAVKLKNKQIKQLLKENYDEAKADRTLLLLIAAKYITK from the coding sequence ATGTCAGGACTATCCGATAAATCATCATCTCCAAAAAAAATAAAGTTAGGTTCTGAAAAACTAAAAACTTTTTTTGTTAACCACCTTAACCGTATCTATTATGCCAAGGCACATCTGGTCGAAAGGCTGCCGCAGCTCAAGAGCGAAGTATATTTTAATGACTTGCAGTTAGCTATTAGGGAAACGGTAGATGATGTGGAAAAGCAAATAGCGCGAATGGAAGTAATCTATGAATTGTTGGACGCACAAATATCAAAAGGCAGTATTCACGGCTTGACGGGTTTGGTGGATGATGCTTTTGAAGCTATTAATGAGCAATCAGGAGAGGCAGAACTTCGAGACATGTCAATCATTTTTTACCTTCAAAATATTGAAAGTGTGGAGATGGCCTCGTTTCAGGTACTTCAAATGGCTGCGGTAAAACTTAAAAACAAACAGATAAAGCAGCTTTTAAAGGAAAATTACGATGAAGCTAAAGCTGATAGAACGCTACTCTTATTAATTGCAGCAAAATATATTACAAAATAA
- a CDS encoding SusC/RagA family TonB-linked outer membrane protein: MLPNLRSILKIKIIVLTTVASSFINLALATGLAHSQGLEKRISIDIQNKPLKQTLDQIAARAQMVIIYSNAKGIIEKPVTVHEKDQPVSKVLNELLSPLSLTYEVIDDRIVIKFDNSSSRPPSQEKPPFPVKGKVTDANGSPLPGATIKIKNGPAIATNGNGEFQITDVADSTILQVSFVGYLTKEIVVRKAEFLTIVLEIGSAQLNEVVVSTGYQTLPKERATGSFVQLDSAIINRRVSTDIISRLEGVVPGLLFNRNTISSANGTLDLGIRGHSTLFANDQPLVVVDNFPYDGDINNINPNDIASITVLKDAAAASIWGVRSGNGVIVLTTKKGKINQPLSIDFSANVTIGDKPNAFYSPYFLDSKDYISVEKTLFNSGFYTTSLNSSQHPVVSPVVQLLADQQAGKITSDQLNTQLNALGKIDVRNDIEKYLYRKGIDQQYALSLHGGNNKSTYYFSTGYDDNLSSLVGNKNNRLTINSGNTFRPVNNLELSASLFYSQSNTTSDAINNLNNGGNYTGLFPYTTLADANGNPLPIVKDYNYSWITNTASQNGLLNWQYYPLNELQQANNTSTLNDIRIISGLKYGFWKGFNAEVKYQYEKSNTVNKNNYNQDTYYARNLINQYSTINGATVTNNIPVGGILQQSNSDLSSQRLRGQLNFEHTWNELHQLNVLGGTEINQTVTNSNAFTAYGYNDQTETFQNVNFVTAFKTIPSGTRQIPNNEGFSKFTNRYISYFSNAAYTYADRYIFSLSGRIDKSNLFGVNTNQKSVPLYSTGLAWIINKESFYNVNWLPALKLRATYGYNANIDNNVAAVTTIRQFNNSTYSGVPYSIIINPANPDLRWEKVRMINLGTDFSFKNDILSGSFEYYLKDGIDLFGDSPLPPSSGLLTFRGNTADTKGHGLDVTINSRNFYKGKFKWYSNFILSYNLDKVTKYDVSQTSTNALANGAGNSGTILPIINSPLFAIYSYKWGGLSHNTGDPQGFLNGKLSTDYTSILANTSLKDLKYNGPSRPTTFGSLRNTFSFDRFALSFNLIYKFNYYFRRPSISYSALYNTGLGNVDFSKRWQKPGDEQFTNVPSMPALPVLTSRDAFYQYSETLVDKGDHIRLQDATLSYDFDKNNWKGIPFKHLQIYCYANNIGIIWRANHGHLDPDLYSFQNAYPIPRTIAFGIKTTF, from the coding sequence ATGCTTCCCAATTTACGCTCTATATTAAAAATTAAAATCATTGTATTAACTACAGTGGCCAGTAGCTTTATAAACCTTGCACTGGCTACTGGTTTAGCACATTCACAAGGATTAGAAAAGCGGATTTCTATTGATATACAAAACAAGCCGCTTAAACAAACACTTGACCAGATCGCTGCCCGTGCGCAAATGGTGATTATCTATAGCAATGCTAAAGGCATCATTGAAAAGCCGGTAACCGTTCATGAAAAAGATCAGCCGGTTAGTAAAGTTTTGAATGAATTGCTATCACCTCTTTCACTCACCTATGAGGTAATAGATGACCGCATTGTAATCAAGTTCGACAATTCAAGTTCCCGGCCTCCCTCGCAGGAAAAACCGCCATTCCCTGTAAAAGGGAAAGTAACCGATGCTAATGGATCGCCGCTGCCTGGTGCAACAATCAAAATCAAGAATGGCCCGGCTATAGCGACTAATGGTAATGGTGAATTTCAGATTACGGATGTTGCTGACAGCACAATTTTACAAGTGTCGTTTGTTGGCTATCTGACAAAAGAGATTGTTGTAAGAAAAGCAGAATTTCTAACCATTGTACTTGAAATTGGTAGCGCTCAGCTTAATGAAGTGGTAGTTTCTACAGGCTATCAAACATTGCCTAAAGAAAGGGCTACAGGGTCTTTTGTACAATTAGATAGTGCTATTATTAACCGGAGAGTAAGTACAGATATCATCAGCCGATTGGAGGGGGTAGTCCCTGGTTTATTGTTTAATCGTAATACGATTAGTTCTGCAAATGGCACTTTAGATTTAGGCATAAGGGGACACTCTACGTTATTTGCAAATGACCAACCGTTAGTCGTAGTAGACAACTTTCCTTATGACGGTGATATTAATAACATTAATCCAAATGATATAGCAAGTATAACTGTTTTAAAGGACGCTGCTGCGGCCTCCATCTGGGGAGTGCGATCAGGTAATGGCGTAATTGTATTAACGACAAAGAAAGGCAAAATAAACCAACCGTTATCAATAGATTTTAGTGCAAATGTCACTATTGGGGATAAACCGAACGCTTTTTATAGCCCTTATTTTTTAGATTCTAAAGATTATATCAGCGTTGAAAAAACCTTGTTCAATTCCGGTTTTTACACGACAAGTTTAAATAGTTCGCAGCATCCAGTGGTTTCCCCAGTTGTTCAATTATTGGCAGATCAACAAGCGGGAAAAATCACATCGGATCAGCTCAACACCCAACTGAACGCATTGGGTAAAATCGATGTTCGAAACGACATTGAAAAATATTTATATCGCAAGGGTATCGATCAACAATATGCTTTGAGTTTACATGGAGGGAATAATAAAAGCACTTATTATTTTTCTACCGGATATGACGATAACCTTAGTAGTTTGGTCGGGAACAAGAATAATCGGTTGACGATTAATTCAGGAAATACGTTTCGGCCTGTAAATAACCTTGAACTATCTGCAAGTTTGTTTTATTCGCAAAGTAATACGACTTCAGATGCAATAAACAATCTCAATAACGGCGGAAACTATACAGGCCTTTTTCCTTATACAACATTAGCGGATGCAAATGGAAACCCCTTGCCTATAGTTAAGGATTATAACTATTCCTGGATTACTAACACCGCCTCCCAAAATGGGCTTTTAAACTGGCAATACTATCCATTAAACGAATTACAACAAGCTAATAATACCTCTACTTTAAATGATATCCGTATCATTAGCGGATTAAAATATGGATTTTGGAAAGGCTTTAACGCAGAGGTTAAGTATCAATATGAAAAAAGCAACACAGTCAATAAAAACAATTATAATCAGGACACGTACTATGCCAGGAATCTGATCAACCAGTATTCTACTATTAATGGAGCCACGGTTACTAACAACATTCCTGTTGGTGGTATCTTACAACAATCGAATTCTGACTTATCTTCTCAACGATTAAGGGGGCAACTGAATTTTGAGCATACGTGGAATGAATTGCATCAGTTGAATGTTTTGGGGGGCACGGAAATAAACCAGACCGTAACAAACAGTAACGCCTTTACGGCTTACGGCTATAACGATCAGACTGAAACCTTTCAAAATGTAAATTTCGTAACTGCCTTTAAGACAATTCCAAGCGGGACAAGACAAATTCCCAATAATGAAGGGTTCAGCAAATTCACAAACCGTTATATATCTTATTTCAGTAATGCCGCTTATACCTACGCGGACCGTTATATCTTTTCGTTAAGCGGAAGAATTGATAAATCTAATTTGTTTGGCGTAAATACTAATCAAAAATCTGTTCCCTTATACTCGACGGGATTGGCATGGATAATCAATAAAGAGAGTTTTTACAATGTTAACTGGCTGCCCGCTTTAAAACTAAGAGCAACTTACGGATATAACGCTAACATCGATAATAATGTGGCAGCAGTCACAACTATCCGCCAGTTTAACAATTCAACTTATTCCGGCGTTCCATATTCGATAATTATCAATCCAGCCAACCCCGACTTGCGGTGGGAGAAGGTTCGTATGATAAATCTTGGAACAGATTTTTCCTTTAAAAATGACATTCTTTCAGGAAGCTTTGAATACTATTTGAAAGATGGCATTGATTTATTTGGTGATTCCCCTTTACCACCCTCTTCAGGACTTCTTACTTTCCGAGGTAACACGGCAGATACCAAAGGACATGGATTGGATGTCACGATCAACAGCCGTAATTTTTATAAAGGAAAATTTAAATGGTATAGTAATTTCATTTTAAGTTATAATTTGGATAAAGTAACCAAGTATGATGTCTCCCAAACATCAACAAATGCGTTGGCTAACGGTGCGGGTAACAGTGGTACCATTTTACCGATTATAAACAGCCCGTTATTTGCAATTTACAGCTATAAATGGGGAGGGTTAAGTCATAATACCGGTGATCCACAAGGATTTTTAAACGGCAAATTATCAACAGATTATACCAGCATATTAGCAAATACCTCTCTAAAAGATCTCAAATACAATGGCCCTTCCCGGCCAACAACTTTTGGTTCGTTACGTAATACGTTTTCATTTGATCGGTTTGCTCTTTCATTCAACCTCATTTATAAGTTTAATTATTACTTCAGAAGACCTTCAATTTCATATAGCGCACTATACAATACCGGATTAGGTAATGTTGATTTTTCCAAGAGATGGCAAAAACCGGGAGACGAGCAATTTACTAACGTTCCATCGATGCCTGCTTTACCTGTCCTAACGAGCCGGGATGCATTTTATCAATATTCTGAAACCCTTGTCGATAAGGGTGATCATATCCGCCTTCAGGACGCTACTTTAAGCTATGACTTTGATAAGAATAATTGGAAGGGAATTCCATTTAAACATTTACAAATCTATTGTTATGCTAATAATATAGGCATAATCTGGCGGGCTAATCATGGCCATTTAGACCCCGATCTCTATAGCTTTCAAAATGCTTATCCCATCCCGAGAACAATAGCTTTTGGTATTAAAACAACATTTTAA
- a CDS encoding TonB-dependent siderophore receptor has protein sequence MNKFLMITGALLLSGSLYAQQRKPANQDTASVKKDTTTHNLKEVTVTSKYYKKYKTDKASGSLKVNTPILKLSQNIQEIDQSVIADQQAITINESITRNVSGAVRNNNADLYTPYVYMRGAQITPLRNGMDISMIYAGPSAEDAAIIGRVEFIKGPSSFINGLFDPAGSFNVLTKQPMGTHSNQINLTAGSFNLYRLSADLDGNLDESGKWQYRLNAVGQKDKSFQKYNFNDKVAVDPVLKYNINKHSSISAEYIFQTQRFQQYFATVFAPDGFASLPRDFTINDPNKKPYQSTENNGFLSYYNEFNSHWRFTVKAAYAKDHLEGTYFFVSKYNAQQPNLIMRRASYERLNTDVLAIQPYISGEFNTGAISHHFLGGIDVNRKHFLSYSGSNDPTAKQTLYPLDANNPVYGISFDANARTGNLSDIATDQQSISYQAAYAQDEIGLLDNKLRLTLAARLTFSNTGVQKNPVTTGLGSTDNTAFTPKVGLGYSLMPDFSVYGLFDQTFTPQSGVSTTTGEAFKPLLGKNLEAGLKKDWAGGKWNTTVSVYRIVRDNVKVTDPSTNIQSQLGQTLSKGIEFDLKGEIVKGLNAVVNYAYTDSYISKDANPLRVGLATPFRVKHIQNTWLNYQLPGAALKGFSVSSGYQLQVGRAGRYELQKLQLAPVFRVDGGLGWTNGRYSVNAIVNNILNRYNYGSAWITPSSGTVGTYAYVPYPPRELRLNIGFNF, from the coding sequence ATGAATAAATTTTTAATGATAACAGGTGCCCTGTTACTATCCGGCAGCTTGTATGCACAGCAAAGAAAACCGGCTAATCAAGATACGGCGTCGGTAAAAAAAGATACGACTACACATAACCTAAAAGAGGTAACAGTAACCTCTAAATATTATAAAAAATACAAAACCGATAAAGCCTCCGGTTCATTAAAGGTGAATACCCCAATTCTAAAGCTTTCTCAAAACATCCAGGAAATTGATCAAAGTGTCATTGCCGACCAGCAAGCAATTACCATCAATGAAAGTATCACCCGTAATGTGAGCGGTGCCGTGCGTAACAATAATGCTGACCTGTATACGCCTTATGTTTACATGCGCGGCGCCCAGATCACGCCTTTACGCAATGGGATGGATATTTCTATGATCTATGCCGGGCCGAGCGCGGAGGATGCCGCCATTATCGGTCGGGTGGAGTTTATTAAAGGTCCATCCAGTTTTATCAACGGCTTGTTTGATCCCGCCGGTTCATTTAACGTACTCACCAAACAACCGATGGGCACGCACTCCAACCAGATCAACCTTACTGCCGGCAGCTTCAATCTATATCGGCTCAGCGCAGACCTGGACGGTAACTTAGACGAGTCCGGTAAATGGCAATACCGGTTGAATGCCGTTGGGCAAAAAGATAAATCATTCCAGAAATATAACTTTAATGATAAGGTAGCGGTGGACCCGGTATTGAAATACAATATCAATAAGCACTCATCCATTTCGGCAGAGTACATCTTCCAGACACAGCGTTTCCAGCAGTACTTTGCCACGGTGTTTGCGCCTGATGGATTTGCTTCGCTTCCCCGCGATTTTACGATCAATGACCCTAACAAGAAGCCTTATCAGTCAACAGAAAATAATGGTTTCCTGAGTTATTACAACGAGTTTAACAGTCATTGGCGATTTACGGTAAAAGCAGCGTACGCCAAAGATCATTTGGAGGGCACCTACTTTTTTGTTTCGAAGTACAATGCCCAACAGCCTAACCTCATTATGCGTAGGGCCAGTTACGAGCGGCTAAATACCGACGTGTTAGCCATCCAGCCTTACATCAGTGGCGAGTTTAACACCGGAGCAATCAGTCACCATTTCCTGGGCGGCATTGATGTAAACCGCAAGCATTTTCTTTCCTATTCAGGATCCAATGACCCAACAGCTAAACAAACCCTGTATCCATTGGATGCTAACAACCCGGTGTACGGGATCAGTTTTGATGCCAATGCGCGTACGGGTAATCTTTCTGATATCGCTACGGATCAACAGTCCATCAGTTACCAGGCAGCTTACGCACAGGATGAGATCGGCTTATTGGACAATAAATTACGCCTGACACTTGCGGCAAGGTTGACTTTCTCCAATACCGGGGTGCAGAAGAACCCGGTAACAACAGGTTTGGGCAGCACCGATAACACCGCTTTTACACCTAAAGTTGGCCTGGGTTATTCCCTGATGCCTGATTTTTCGGTGTATGGCTTATTTGACCAAACCTTTACACCGCAAAGTGGGGTAAGTACCACCACCGGAGAGGCTTTTAAACCTTTGCTGGGGAAAAACCTGGAAGCGGGTTTAAAGAAAGACTGGGCAGGTGGTAAATGGAATACCACGGTATCGGTTTATCGCATCGTACGTGATAATGTTAAAGTAACAGATCCGTCTACCAACATTCAATCGCAGCTGGGCCAAACACTGTCTAAAGGTATTGAGTTTGATTTGAAAGGTGAGATTGTAAAAGGCCTCAACGCGGTGGTTAACTACGCCTACACAGACAGCTATATTTCCAAAGATGCCAACCCGCTGCGCGTAGGACTGGCAACCCCATTCCGGGTGAAGCATATCCAAAATACCTGGCTTAACTATCAACTACCGGGTGCAGCGTTAAAAGGTTTTTCTGTTTCCAGCGGTTATCAGTTACAGGTAGGCCGAGCCGGAAGGTATGAATTGCAGAAATTGCAGCTTGCACCAGTTTTCAGGGTGGATGGAGGTCTTGGCTGGACGAACGGTCGCTATTCGGTTAATGCAATCGTGAATAATATACTGAACCGCTACAATTATGGCAGTGCCTGGATCACACCCTCATCCGGCACAGTCGGCACTTATGCCTATGTTCCGTATCCTCCGCGTGAGCTGAGGCTGAATATAGGCTTTAACTTTTAA
- a CDS encoding FecR family protein, whose translation MKDQIYIKSLFKKYLDVECTPDEINELFKLINKKENEELFNSLIGDELSKDTLKPLKAEQEDKIITKVKSVIFSEIRAQIPQKSNPSKFPYKIANTWLKIAALWLVIGSATLVLFYRHFTDNYNAQIKNHSKQLVTQNGQRKLIRLFDGTKVWLSPSSTLNYRDQLVNSYRVVSLDGEAFFEVAKDKRHPFIIHSGRMQTQVVGTSFNIKSDSKLNTYSITVVTGIVKVAVMSAKSEKISEVTLKPKQQVFFNNDKSLLASKTILDLQPVIKKRDGILSYDGTPVAEVVADLKRYYDVPIELENKSAVCLCYGEFDTNRPIKIVLSQLAAAIGANVLTENNKYTIAGGCDER comes from the coding sequence ATGAAGGATCAAATCTATATAAAAAGTCTCTTTAAAAAGTACCTCGACGTTGAGTGTACTCCTGACGAGATCAATGAACTGTTTAAGCTAATCAACAAAAAGGAAAATGAAGAACTTTTTAATTCCTTGATTGGTGATGAACTCTCAAAAGATACCCTAAAGCCGCTAAAAGCTGAACAAGAAGATAAGATTATCACCAAAGTAAAATCTGTCATCTTTAGCGAAATTCGGGCGCAAATACCCCAAAAGTCTAATCCATCCAAATTCCCCTATAAAATAGCTAATACCTGGCTGAAGATCGCCGCTTTATGGCTGGTGATCGGATCAGCCACTTTAGTTTTGTTTTACCGGCATTTTACTGATAATTACAATGCTCAAATCAAAAATCACTCAAAACAATTAGTTACCCAAAACGGCCAGAGAAAACTAATTAGGTTATTCGATGGTACAAAAGTATGGCTTAGCCCGTCCAGCACCCTGAATTATCGAGATCAGTTAGTTAATAGTTATCGTGTAGTTTCGCTGGACGGCGAAGCCTTTTTTGAAGTTGCTAAGGATAAAAGGCACCCGTTTATTATCCATAGCGGACGGATGCAGACACAGGTTGTCGGTACATCTTTCAACATCAAATCCGATAGCAAGCTTAACACCTATTCCATTACCGTTGTGACAGGCATCGTAAAAGTGGCTGTCATGTCGGCCAAATCAGAAAAAATCTCGGAAGTTACCCTGAAGCCCAAACAACAAGTGTTTTTCAACAATGACAAGTCGTTATTGGCCAGTAAGACAATACTTGATTTACAACCTGTGATCAAAAAGCGGGATGGTATACTGAGTTACGACGGTACGCCAGTGGCCGAAGTTGTGGCTGATTTAAAAAGATATTATGATGTTCCCATCGAACTGGAAAACAAATCTGCCGTGTGTCTTTGCTACGGCGAATTTGATACCAATAGGCCGATTAAGATTGTGCTAAGCCAACTGGCAGCAGCCATTGGTGCCAATGTATTGACAGAGAATAACAAATATACAATAGCGGGAGGATGTGATGAAAGATAG